A genome region from Maridesulfovibrio salexigens DSM 2638 includes the following:
- a CDS encoding ABC transporter ATP-binding protein has translation MANVELKNVIKRYGSVEVIHGVDLSVKDNEFIVLVGPSGCGKSTLLRMVAGLEDISGGDIHIGERVVTNVSPKDRNVAMVFQNYALYPHMTVAENMGFSLKMHKKSKDEIEQRVNDVAKILELEPYLHRKPSELSGGQRQRVAMGRAMVRNPDVFLFDEPLSNLDAQLRTQMRMELRKMHMRLKTTTIYVTHDQIEAMTLADRIVILKDGYIQQVGTPVEVFERPNNVFVAQFIGNPPMNILEGVIKVIDGKRYVVKGSTKFPVQDHQGPSLKDGDPVLAGLRPDSIKMGDNIERLQKDWWCSGEVVVSEILGAHSLLEIVIDGENELIAEVEGRVIAHPGEIVPIGFEFDRMVLFDPETKEALY, from the coding sequence ATGGCAAACGTAGAGCTTAAAAACGTCATCAAACGTTATGGATCAGTCGAGGTCATTCACGGTGTGGACCTTTCCGTAAAAGACAACGAATTCATCGTGCTGGTCGGCCCTTCGGGATGCGGCAAGTCCACCCTCCTGCGCATGGTGGCAGGTCTTGAGGACATCAGCGGCGGGGACATCCACATCGGAGAACGGGTGGTGACCAATGTATCCCCCAAGGACCGCAACGTAGCCATGGTTTTCCAGAACTACGCCCTGTATCCGCACATGACCGTTGCCGAAAACATGGGCTTTTCGCTGAAGATGCACAAAAAATCCAAAGACGAGATTGAGCAGCGCGTGAATGACGTAGCCAAGATTCTCGAACTGGAACCTTACCTGCATCGCAAACCTTCGGAACTTTCCGGCGGGCAGCGCCAGCGCGTAGCTATGGGACGGGCCATGGTCCGCAACCCCGATGTATTTCTCTTTGACGAACCGCTCTCCAACCTTGACGCCCAGTTACGCACACAGATGCGCATGGAATTGCGCAAGATGCACATGCGACTCAAGACGACCACCATCTACGTCACCCACGACCAGATTGAGGCCATGACCCTTGCCGACCGTATTGTCATCCTCAAAGACGGCTACATCCAGCAGGTTGGTACTCCGGTGGAAGTTTTTGAAAGGCCAAACAACGTCTTCGTGGCCCAGTTCATCGGCAACCCGCCCATGAATATCCTTGAAGGCGTCATCAAGGTCATTGACGGCAAAAGGTACGTGGTCAAAGGCAGCACCAAATTTCCAGTGCAGGATCATCAGGGACCGAGCCTCAAGGACGGTGACCCGGTACTGGCCGGACTGCGCCCGGACTCCATCAAAATGGGCGATAACATCGAGCGGCTTCAAAAAGACTGGTGGTGCAGCGGCGAAGTCGTTGTATCCGAGATCCTCGGTGCCCATTCACTACTTGAAATCGTTATTGACGGCGAAAATGAACTTATCGCCGAAGTGGAAGGAAGGGTTATTGCCCATCCCGGTGAAATTGTACCTATCGGATTTGAATTCGACCGTATGGTCCTTTTCGACCCTGAAACCAAAGAGGCACTTTATTAA